One window of Rhizobium leguminosarum genomic DNA carries:
- a CDS encoding Abi family protein: MTYNKPHLTVPQQRALLESRGLLIADTAKAEEYLRRIGYYRLSAYWYPFRKLEKQADGSHKLGDHFKDGTDFSHVTDLYAFDKTLRLLALDALERIEVSIRTEVALCLGSHDPTGHRDPKKLDRRFTTPGAGFQNSKHGGWLKQLDDRAASSKEEFANHFRSKYPNSHMPIWIAVELLDFGPLSHLLAGMRYADLQTISKSYGGLQPHLIKSWIRALCGVRNVCAHHSRLWNKPLVDQPALPRQGEVPELDHLAHTPGANRRIYAAFSVMQTFLKLVNPRTKWAERLKAHMATFPVAPNVTISDAGFPANWEQLPLWK, encoded by the coding sequence ATGACATATAACAAACCGCACCTGACGGTTCCTCAGCAACGGGCCCTGCTCGAATCACGGGGCCTGTTGATCGCAGACACGGCCAAAGCCGAAGAGTATCTTCGACGGATCGGCTACTATCGCCTGAGTGCGTATTGGTACCCTTTTCGAAAGCTCGAGAAGCAGGCGGACGGTTCCCACAAGCTCGGCGATCACTTTAAAGACGGAACCGATTTTTCGCACGTCACCGACCTTTACGCCTTCGATAAGACACTGCGGCTCTTGGCGTTAGATGCGCTCGAACGGATCGAAGTATCGATACGCACAGAGGTGGCGCTATGCCTGGGTAGCCACGATCCCACCGGTCACCGCGACCCGAAAAAATTAGATAGAAGGTTCACCACGCCAGGAGCCGGGTTCCAAAATTCAAAACACGGGGGCTGGCTGAAGCAACTGGACGATCGGGCAGCATCGTCCAAGGAGGAATTCGCTAACCATTTTCGATCGAAGTATCCAAACTCACATATGCCCATCTGGATCGCGGTCGAGCTTCTCGATTTTGGCCCACTCTCGCACCTCCTTGCGGGAATGAGGTACGCCGACCTGCAGACCATTTCGAAGAGCTACGGCGGCCTCCAGCCCCACCTCATAAAATCATGGATCCGGGCGCTCTGCGGTGTCCGAAACGTCTGCGCGCACCATTCGCGTCTTTGGAACAAGCCTTTAGTCGATCAACCGGCATTGCCGCGCCAGGGAGAAGTGCCCGAGCTGGACCACTTGGCGCATACGCCAGGTGCGAACCGCAGGATCTATGCGGCATTCTCGGTCATGCAAACCTTTCTCAAATTGGTGAACCCGCGGACCAAATGGGCCGAACGCTTGAAGGCGCACATGGCTACGTTCCCGGTCGCGCCCAACGTAACCATTTCGGACGCCGGCTTTCCGGCGAATTGGGAACAACTGCCGCTTTGGAAATAG
- a CDS encoding acyltransferase family protein yields the protein MFFIFYDQWMPDFRTFGIIFDGTIAVHIFFVLSGFSLTINYFSKLEAGAIDADVTIRRMAVARYPRLAIPSLAACLMMYAVIKSGYNYYFLIPEELKQEWWRWAYKNSDVSFGETFKFALYSIFLPSPFIPVVPYNGPYLITNLWTMSIEFMGSMLVFIYALSVRNNKRRLLISIAITVGLSASESYFAHFFAGVVLADVFLKTRQIALPKWADLTNIAVITALLASRPGTFYSDVFFCALLVFAVSLGGYSRALFGSVPFRYLGSISFALYLVHMPVIVSVQSYFFLTYRDHFSQAGIISISGLASVIASLIAAHLFSYIDHRSTRLSQQFGRLITGTNPAT from the coding sequence GTGTTTTTCATCTTCTACGACCAGTGGATGCCCGACTTTCGGACATTCGGGATTATTTTCGACGGCACAATCGCTGTGCATATTTTCTTCGTGCTGTCCGGCTTTTCGCTGACGATCAACTATTTCAGTAAGTTGGAAGCGGGCGCGATAGACGCCGACGTGACCATCAGAAGGATGGCAGTGGCGCGCTACCCGCGTTTGGCGATACCTTCGTTAGCTGCATGCCTCATGATGTATGCCGTGATCAAATCAGGCTACAATTACTATTTTTTGATCCCCGAGGAGCTTAAGCAGGAGTGGTGGCGATGGGCATACAAAAACAGCGACGTCAGTTTTGGCGAGACCTTCAAGTTTGCGCTTTACAGCATCTTCCTGCCGTCGCCGTTTATTCCGGTGGTCCCGTACAATGGGCCGTATCTGATCACCAACCTATGGACTATGTCGATCGAGTTCATGGGATCGATGCTTGTCTTCATCTACGCGCTGAGCGTGAGAAACAACAAGAGAAGACTGCTTATAAGCATCGCCATCACTGTAGGGTTGTCGGCCTCAGAGTCCTATTTCGCTCATTTTTTTGCCGGCGTCGTGCTGGCAGATGTGTTCCTTAAGACGCGACAGATAGCGCTCCCAAAGTGGGCCGATCTCACAAATATCGCAGTTATCACAGCCCTTCTCGCCAGCCGCCCCGGCACGTTTTACAGCGATGTATTTTTCTGCGCTCTTCTCGTCTTTGCTGTTTCTCTCGGCGGATATAGCCGAGCTTTGTTCGGATCCGTGCCATTCCGATATCTGGGGTCAATCTCGTTTGCTTTGTACCTAGTGCACATGCCGGTCATCGTGTCCGTGCAGAGCTACTTTTTCTTGACCTATCGTGACCATTTCTCGCAAGCCGGCATCATATCGATCTCAGGGCTGGCGAGCGTTATCGCCTCTCTGATTGCAGCTCATCTTTTCTCGTATATCGACCATCGATCCACACGCCTCTCCCAGCAATTCGGGCGCCTCATAACAGGCACTAATCCGGCCACGTGA